The following coding sequences are from one Liolophura sinensis isolate JHLJ2023 chromosome 12, CUHK_Ljap_v2, whole genome shotgun sequence window:
- the LOC135479470 gene encoding uncharacterized protein LOC135479470: MMINADNKASSKFLYLFNFLVSLVSAGVLSERDCKEYPIGGPHPTKIPDSRFADVGDTVEFQCEADFGCGDSSTRYVGWMGDVTIEGYGVQPIGDLTEDPRYKITEYSRNGRSVLGATLTIKDLKPSDFNKNLHCFMASAQIDYPTKQYTVKVLRR; the protein is encoded by the exons ATGATGATTAACGCAGATAACAAGGCGTCTTCAAAGTTTCTATATCTCTTCAACTTTCTTGTGAGTCTCGTGTCAGCTGGAGTCCTGTCAGAAAGAG ATTGTAAGGAATACCCCATAGGGGGCCCGCACCCGACCAAAATTCCCGACAGCCGTTTTGCAGACGTTGGCGACACGGTGGAGTTCCAGTGTGAGGCGGACTTCGGCTGCGGGGATTCCAGTACTCGCTATGTTGGCTGGATGGGAGATGTGACGATAGAGGGGTACGGCGTCCAACCTATCGGAGACCTCACGGAGGACCCCCGCTACAAGATAACGGAATACTCTAG AAATGGCCGTTCTGTCTTAGGCGCTACGCTTACCATCAAAGATTTGAAGCCAAGTGACTTCAACAAGAATCTTCACTGCTTCATGGCTTCAGCACAGATTGATTACCCGACCAAGCAATACACAGTAAAGGTTCTTCGCAGGTGA
- the LOC135479037 gene encoding integral membrane protein GPR180-like — MLIRTDSTWQILSLAILSSMSPSFAKTIQGTFTTALAQASFGQYLTSFCFHGETAEIRYILNTTGQTPPKIYLFLHEDWPEAAEAKTCEDKLERARVVFELVNVTGKYVVSHFKYPRIWHVLYADGYTCSPGRPVTPVEQPNYIQYDLQLVNPDSLGNPTEHFSDEETGLLRFYQLLTVAYFVLSCIFGPQIWQAMSKHGPMQLVLQLLTASMGLQAVLAFFMMVHLHRYARDGMGYPSYELMAEFFDVLSQFAMLYMLLSLSLGWTLGSSHKSSHLDIIRKKPAAKVVGVLAVIQGFLFLWEQYQDREHRLYHAHRSHAGAALVVLRILLASLFAWNLYTTVAKQRSALKKDFYSSFTKSCMLWFLCYPVFVIFSWIFSEYLRYKLVTMGVVLCQSAAVIMLYRLFFSRSLYWEVSALSSTLPLRLDKSFSLKSYS, encoded by the exons ATGTTGATCAGGACGGATTCAACGTGGCAGATCCTGTCTTTGGCTATTTTGTCTTCCATGTCGCCATCTTTTGCCAAAACGATCCAAGGAACGTTCACAACAGCCCTGGCGCAGGCATCATTCGGCCAATATCTGACATCATTTTGCTTCCATG GAGAAACAGCAGAAATTCGGTATATCCTGAATACGACAGGTCAGACACCTCCTAAAATCTACCTCTTCCTGCATGAGGATTGGCCGGAAGCTGCCGAGGCGAAGACATGTGAGGACAAGCTTGAGAGAGCCCGGGTTGTCT TTGAGTTGGTCAATGTAACTGGGAAGTACGTGGTCTCCCATTTCAAGTACCCTCGCATCTGGCATGTCCTCTATGCGGATGGATACACTTGTTCACCAGGCCGTCCTGTCACACCTGTGGAACAGCCAAACTACATTCAATATGACCTCCAGTTGGTCAACCCAGACTCCCTGGGAAACCCCACAGAACATTTTAGTGATGAAGAAACTG GGTTGCTGAGGTTTTACCAGCTGCTGACGGTGGCCTATTTCGTACTGAGCTGCATCTTTGGACCTCAGATCTGGCAGGCAATGAGCAAACACGGGCCCATGCAGTTAGTTCTCCAGCTGCTGACAGCATCCATGGGACTTCAGGCTGTGTTAGCATTCTTCATGATGGTTCATCTTCACAG GTATGCCAGGGACGGCATGGGTTACCCCTCCTACGAGTTGATGGCTGAAT tCTTTGACGTCCTCTCACAGTTCGCCATGCTCTACATGTTACTGAGCCTCTCTCTGGGCTGGACTCTTGGAAGTTCACACAAATCGTCTCATCTTGATATCATCAGGAAAAAACCAGCAGCCAAAGTGGTTGGGGTCTTAGCTGTTATACAG ggtttTCTGTTTCTATGGGAACAGTATCAGGACCGTGAGCACCGGCTGTATCATGCGCACCGCAGCCATGCTGGTGCAGCCCTGGTTGTGTTGCGCATTTTGCTGGCGTCTCTGTTTGCTTGGAATCTCTACACAACAGTTGCCAAACAGAGGAGCGCACTCAAAAAAGACTTTTATTCATCATTTACAAAA TCCTGTATGCTGTGGTTTCTTTGTTATCCTGTGTTTGTGATATTCTCCTGGATTTTCTCTGAATACCTACGTTATAAG ctggTGACCATGGGTGTGGTCTTGTGTCAGTCGGCAGCTGTCATAATGCTCTATAGGTTATTTTTCTCACGCAGTTTATATTGGGAGGTCTCTGCACTATCAAGTACTTTACCCCTGCGCTTAGACAAAAGTTTTAGTCTGAAGTCTTATTCCTAA